The stretch of DNA GCGATCGCCAGATTCGCGTCACCGCTTCGCAGGCTCTGACATGCCAGATGCACCGCGACGAGCGACGACGAACAAGCCGTGTCCACCGCGAAGGACGGTCCCCGCAGATCAAGGAAATACGAGAGCCGATTGGCGATGATGCTCAGCGCGCCACCCGTGTTGTTCCAGGCATCGACGCCGGGCAAATCAGTCGACGCCAAGAACCCGTACTCACTCACGCATGCCCCGACGAAGACTCCAGTGTGGGAATGCCGCAGGGAATTCGGCGGCGTCCCGGCGTTTTCCAAGGCCTCCCACGCCACCTCCAACAACAAGCGCTGTTGGGGATCCATCTTGGCCGCCTCCCTCGGCAGGATCTCGAAGAACTCCGCGTCGAACAGATCGACGTCACTCAAGAACGAACCCCATCGCGTGGTGTGCGACAGCACCGCCGCCACTTGGACCGAGCCGTCGTCAAACGATGCCCACCGATCCCCTGGCACCTTCCCCACAGCCGACCGGCCGTCACAAAGGAACTGCCACAACGATTCTGGGCCACTGATGTCACCGGGAAACCGGCAGCCCAAACCAATTACGGCGATCGGTTCATCAAGCATTGCGCCAGCACGGCCAGCCGTCGTCTCGGCCTGCGATTCCGGTGCAGCACCACTCATGAACTTGGCCAGCGCACTGATCGTCGGGTACTGCCAGAACTCCACCGGGGACACTGGTCGCCCTAGAAGTTCCGATACTTCACCCGAGAGCGTCACGGCGTCGCGCGATCCCACGCCTAGATCGGTCAAAGGAGCATCGCAGTCGATTTCATCGGGACTGCAACCCACCTTCGTCACCAAGTAATCGACCAGCCAATGCCGGGCGGCGGCCTCGTCGGGAATCACCGTCATGCGCCGACATCCAGTCGTGTGAATCGGTGCTCGCCGTAGCGCTCCACGCAAGCGGATCGACGCACCTTACCGCTCGTCGTAATGGGAATCGACCCGCGCGACACCAGGACCAGATCTGCGATCCGCACGCCGTGCGCCTTCGAAACCGCCGATGTCACTGACCGTTTCATTCTGCGGAGCTTTTCCAGAGCGTCCTCATCGGAGTGTGCACGCTGCTTGATCTCAACGATCGCGACCAGACGCTCACCTTGTTCGCCGGGCAGCGAAATCGCCGCGACACGGCCTCCGGTGATCTCCTGAATGGTCGCTTCGATGTCATCTGGATAGTGGTTGCGTCCGTCGACGATCACCAAATCCTTGATTCGGCCAACGATGAACAACTCACCTTCGGAGATGACACCCAAGTCCCCGGTTCGCAGCCACGGTGCCAGCGGCGTACCGGGCGACGGCTCCACCAAGTGACCGCCGAAGGTGCTCTGCGTGGCTTGTGGGTTTCCCCAGTAGCCGGCGGCGACGTTGTCGCCGTGTATCCAGATTTCGCCGACTTTCCCAGCCGGATTCTCCACGCATGTCTCGGGATCGACGATCCGCAATGTAGTGGCTCGCGGCGCGCCGTAGCTCACCAACTCCACACCGCTGTCTGCGTGGCAGCGCTTGGCATGCCCGGCCGACAACTTCTCGTAGTCAAACCAAGCCGTCTCTGGGCGGCGCCCGGGCGGCGACGATGTGACGTACAACGTCGCTTCAGCCAAGCCGTAGGACGGTAGCAAAGCGGAATCAGGAAGGTTGAAGTGCGAGAACCTCTCAGTGAAGCGTCGGATCGTCGTGGTGTGGATCCGCTCACTGCCACTGATGAGGCCCATTACGTCGCCCAAGTCGCGTCCGGCCATGTCTTCGTCGGATGTGCGCCGCGCCGCCAGTTCGAACGCGAAATTAGGTGCAGCCGTCAAAGATCGCGTGTTGTCGGCCAGCAGCTGCATCCATCGGGCGGGTTTCTGCAGGAACGCCATAGGAGTCGTGACCACGGCGTGAATCCCGGCGGCGACTGGCGCGAATATCCCGAGAAGCAGGCCCATGTCGTGGTAGAACGGCAGCCACGAAACGGGCGTGGTGTCTGGCGGCGCGGCCTTACCGAACTGCTCGAAGTAGTCGGAGAACACCTGGTTGAGATTCGCCACGATATTGCTGTGCGTCACCACGACACCGGCCGGCTTACGAGTCGAGCCCGAGGTGTATTGCAGCAGGGCAACTTTGGCTTCCGCACTTCTGTTTGCGTGCATCGCGGGTCGAGCATCGAGGTCGAGGGCGTCGACCTCGACCAGCGCTGGTGTAGGCCAGCCTTGCGCATCCCGAGTGGAGGTAACGACGTCATCGACCACACCCGTTGTCGTCAGGATGGCGAC from Mycobacterium sp. JS623 encodes:
- a CDS encoding AMP-binding protein, whose translation is MPMVEASIPAALRERARQRPDTPAFTFVDYETDPAGFTTTLTWSQLYLRVQALAAEMESCGEPGDRVAILAPQGLDYVVGFLGAMDAGYIAVPLPVPLMGTHDERVSAALRDSSPVAILTTTGVVDDVVTSTRDAQGWPTPALVEVDALDLDARPAMHANRSAEAKVALLQYTSGSTRKPAGVVVTHSNIVANLNQVFSDYFEQFGKAAPPDTTPVSWLPFYHDMGLLLGIFAPVAAGIHAVVTTPMAFLQKPARWMQLLADNTRSLTAAPNFAFELAARRTSDEDMAGRDLGDVMGLISGSERIHTTTIRRFTERFSHFNLPDSALLPSYGLAEATLYVTSSPPGRRPETAWFDYEKLSAGHAKRCHADSGVELVSYGAPRATTLRIVDPETCVENPAGKVGEIWIHGDNVAAGYWGNPQATQSTFGGHLVEPSPGTPLAPWLRTGDLGVISEGELFIVGRIKDLVIVDGRNHYPDDIEATIQEITGGRVAAISLPGEQGERLVAIVEIKQRAHSDEDALEKLRRMKRSVTSAVSKAHGVRIADLVLVSRGSIPITTSGKVRRSACVERYGEHRFTRLDVGA